In Streptomyces thermolilacinus SPC6, a single genomic region encodes these proteins:
- a CDS encoding TetR/AcrR family transcriptional regulator produces MPTASGACAASGSSGASGGSGTGRAGRPRADALRNRERIVAAAREMLVESGADAPLDEIARRAGVGNATVYRHFPDRTTLVHEVVVSVMARIADSAERAAAEEPEPFAAVRRFTHEAADERIGALCPMLSGVFEPDEPCIAAARDRLETAVLGLFERAQKAGRMRSDVAVGDLLVALSQLTRPLPGIACPVNDQFVHRHLQLLLDGLEAPGRSELPGAPATLEGLRRPAAPESHEDHEDHEGPEQQSRL; encoded by the coding sequence GTGCCGACCGCCTCCGGCGCGTGCGCGGCCTCCGGCTCGTCGGGCGCGTCCGGCGGTTCCGGTACGGGCCGGGCCGGGCGGCCTCGCGCGGACGCGCTGCGCAACCGGGAGCGGATCGTCGCGGCCGCGCGCGAGATGCTCGTCGAGTCCGGGGCCGACGCCCCGCTGGACGAGATAGCCCGCCGCGCCGGAGTGGGCAACGCCACCGTGTACCGGCACTTCCCGGACCGTACGACGCTCGTCCACGAGGTCGTCGTCTCGGTCATGGCGCGCATAGCCGACAGCGCCGAGCGGGCCGCCGCCGAGGAGCCGGAGCCGTTCGCCGCGGTCCGCCGCTTCACGCACGAGGCGGCCGACGAGCGGATAGGCGCCCTCTGCCCCATGCTGTCCGGCGTCTTCGAGCCCGACGAGCCGTGCATCGCCGCCGCGCGCGACCGGCTGGAGACGGCGGTGCTGGGGCTGTTCGAGCGGGCCCAGAAGGCGGGGAGGATGCGCTCCGATGTCGCCGTCGGGGATCTGCTGGTGGCCCTGTCCCAGCTGACCAGGCCGCTGCCCGGCATCGCCTGCCCGGTCAACGACCAGTTCGTCCACCGCCACCTCCAGCTGCTGCTGGACGGCCTGGAGGCCCCCGGCCGCTCGGAGCTGCCCGGCGCGCCCGCGACCCTGGAGGGCCTCCGGCGGCCCGCCGCCCCGGAAAGCCACGAGGACCACGAGGACCACGAAGGCCCCGAGCAGCAGAGCCGCCTCTGA
- a CDS encoding MFS transporter, whose amino-acid sequence MSKIPEPAAAALPDPRRWRALVFIALAQLMVVLDATIVNIALPSAQQDLGISDGNRQWVITAYALAFGGLLLFGGRIADLWGRKRTFVVGLIGFAAASVLGGAATGEAMLLGSRALQGVFGALLAPAALSLLAVMFTEGRERAKAFGIYGAIAGGGGAVGLILGGFLTEYLDWRWTFYVNVPFAVVAAVGAYFVIREPAGTRNRSPLDVPGVVLSTLGLVALVYGFTRAETYGWTEDWTIIVFAASVVLLGSFVAVESVMRHPLLPLRVLADRNRAGVYLSLGLAVIAMFGLFLFLTYYLQVVKGFSPLKTGFAFLPMVVGMITGSTQIGARLMTRVPPRLLMGPGFLSASVGMLLLTQLEIDSSYVGLILPAQLLLGLGMGTAFMPAMSLATHGVQARDAGVASAMVNTSQQVGGAIGTALLNTIAASATTAYVTSHAASATTPEALRLVQLQAMVEGYTSAIWWAVGILAVAASIAVAMVDTGRPNAAPGGAVKDGAPDDEVPVPVLAH is encoded by the coding sequence ATGTCGAAAATCCCTGAACCGGCGGCCGCGGCGCTGCCCGACCCGCGGCGCTGGAGAGCACTCGTCTTCATCGCCCTCGCACAGCTGATGGTGGTGCTCGACGCGACCATCGTGAACATCGCGCTGCCCTCCGCCCAGCAGGACCTGGGCATATCCGACGGCAACCGCCAGTGGGTCATCACCGCGTACGCCCTGGCCTTCGGCGGGCTGCTGCTGTTCGGCGGGCGAATAGCCGACCTGTGGGGCCGCAAGCGGACGTTCGTCGTCGGCCTGATCGGCTTCGCCGCCGCGTCCGTGCTGGGCGGCGCGGCGACCGGTGAGGCGATGCTGCTCGGCTCCCGCGCGCTGCAGGGCGTGTTCGGCGCGCTCCTGGCGCCCGCCGCGCTGTCGCTGCTCGCCGTGATGTTCACCGAGGGCCGCGAGCGGGCCAAGGCGTTCGGCATCTACGGCGCCATCGCGGGCGGCGGCGGCGCGGTCGGCCTGATCCTGGGCGGTTTTCTCACCGAGTACCTGGACTGGCGCTGGACGTTCTACGTCAACGTCCCGTTCGCCGTGGTGGCCGCCGTCGGCGCGTACTTCGTGATCCGCGAGCCCGCCGGGACCCGCAACCGCTCGCCGCTCGACGTCCCCGGCGTCGTCCTGTCCACGCTGGGCCTGGTCGCTCTCGTGTACGGCTTCACGCGCGCGGAGACGTACGGCTGGACCGAGGACTGGACGATCATCGTGTTCGCCGCGTCCGTGGTGCTGCTGGGCTCGTTCGTCGCCGTCGAGTCGGTGATGAGGCACCCGCTGCTGCCGCTGCGCGTCCTGGCCGACCGCAACCGCGCGGGCGTGTACCTCTCCCTGGGGCTCGCGGTCATCGCGATGTTCGGCCTCTTCCTCTTCCTCACCTACTACCTCCAGGTGGTGAAGGGCTTCTCGCCGCTCAAGACCGGCTTCGCGTTCCTGCCGATGGTGGTCGGCATGATCACCGGCTCCACGCAGATCGGAGCGCGGCTGATGACCCGCGTCCCGCCGCGCCTGCTGATGGGCCCCGGCTTCCTGTCGGCCTCCGTCGGCATGCTGCTGCTGACCCAGCTGGAGATCGACTCCTCGTACGTGGGTCTGATCCTGCCCGCGCAGCTGCTGCTGGGCCTCGGCATGGGTACGGCGTTCATGCCGGCGATGTCCCTGGCGACGCACGGCGTGCAGGCGCGTGACGCGGGGGTGGCGTCCGCGATGGTGAACACCTCGCAGCAGGTCGGCGGCGCCATCGGGACGGCCCTGCTGAACACGATCGCCGCCTCCGCGACCACCGCGTACGTCACCTCGCACGCCGCGTCGGCGACCACTCCGGAGGCGCTGCGGCTGGTGCAGCTCCAGGCCATGGTGGAGGGCTACACGTCGGCCATCTGGTGGGCGGTCGGCATCCTCGCCGTCGCCGCCTCCATCGCGGTGGCGATGGTCGACACCGGCCGCCCGAACGCCGCTCCGGGCGGCGCGGTGAAGGACGGCGCGCCCGACGACGAGGTCCCGGTGCCGGTCCTGGCCCACTGA
- a CDS encoding MarR family winged helix-turn-helix transcriptional regulator produces the protein MNTASIDGDGAPGSGSPTEPRWLTDREQRVWRSYLHATMLLEDHLDRQLQRDAGMPHIYYGLLVQLSQAPRRRMRMTELAKGAKITRSRLSHAIARLEKNGWVRREDCPSDKRGQNAYLTDEGFEVLRHSAPGHVEAVRQAMFDRLTPEQVDQLGAIMRVVADALEPSDPNADLPWLR, from the coding sequence ATGAACACCGCATCCATCGACGGCGATGGCGCACCCGGGTCGGGCTCACCGACGGAGCCGCGCTGGCTCACCGACCGCGAGCAGCGCGTCTGGCGGTCGTACCTCCACGCCACCATGCTCCTGGAGGACCACCTCGACCGGCAGCTCCAGCGGGACGCGGGGATGCCGCACATCTACTACGGACTGCTCGTCCAGCTCTCCCAGGCGCCCCGCCGCCGGATGCGGATGACGGAGCTGGCGAAGGGCGCCAAGATCACCCGCTCCCGGCTCTCCCACGCCATCGCGCGCCTGGAGAAGAACGGCTGGGTGCGCCGCGAAGACTGCCCTTCCGACAAGCGCGGCCAGAACGCGTACCTGACGGACGAGGGTTTCGAGGTGCTGCGCCACAGCGCGCCCGGCCACGTCGAGGCCGTACGGCAGGCCATGTTCGACCGGCTCACGCCCGAGCAGGTCGATCAGCTCGGCGCGATCATGCGCGTGGTGGCCGACGCGCTGGAGCCATCGGACCCGAACGCGGACCTGCCCTGGCTCCGCTGA
- a CDS encoding dioxygenase family protein, with amino-acid sequence MTDTATAERMPALYLSHGAPPLADDPVWPGQLAAWAADLPRPKAILMVSAHWEEAPLALGATRTVPLVYDFWGFPEHYYRVRYQAPGAPALAEAVRKLLRAPGTPVQDIPDRGLDHGAYVPLVEMFPDADIPVLQVSLPTLDPARLMELGRRLAPLRDEGVLIVGSGFFTHNLAALRQGGIPAWSAEFDEWGRRALAERDVDGLLDFLHKAPAGRLAHPRTEHFAPLFVTLGAADAAGELDMGRSVIDGFWMGLAKRSVQFG; translated from the coding sequence ATGACCGACACCGCCACCGCGGAGCGGATGCCCGCCCTGTACCTCTCCCATGGCGCCCCGCCGCTCGCCGATGATCCCGTGTGGCCCGGCCAGCTCGCCGCGTGGGCGGCCGACCTGCCCCGGCCGAAGGCGATCCTCATGGTGTCGGCCCACTGGGAGGAGGCCCCGCTCGCACTCGGCGCCACCCGGACCGTGCCGCTCGTCTACGACTTCTGGGGCTTCCCCGAGCACTACTACCGCGTCCGCTACCAGGCCCCCGGCGCACCGGCGCTCGCGGAGGCGGTCCGCAAGCTGCTGCGCGCCCCCGGTACGCCCGTACAGGACATCCCGGACCGGGGCCTCGATCACGGGGCGTACGTGCCGCTCGTCGAGATGTTCCCGGACGCCGACATCCCGGTCCTCCAGGTGTCCCTGCCGACCCTCGACCCGGCCAGGCTGATGGAGCTCGGACGCAGGCTGGCTCCCCTGCGCGACGAGGGCGTTCTGATCGTCGGCAGTGGCTTCTTCACCCACAACCTGGCCGCGCTGCGGCAGGGCGGCATCCCCGCGTGGTCGGCCGAGTTCGACGAGTGGGGCCGTCGCGCCCTGGCCGAGCGGGACGTGGACGGCCTGCTGGACTTCCTGCACAAGGCACCCGCCGGGCGGCTCGCCCATCCGCGTACCGAGCACTTCGCCCCGCTGTTCGTGACGCTCGGCGCGGCGGACGCGGCGGGCGAGCTCGACATGGGCCGCAGCGTCATCGACGGCTTCTGGATGGGCCTGGCGAAGCGTTCCGTCCAGTTCGGCTGA